One genomic region from Sphingobacterium sp. UGAL515B_05 encodes:
- a CDS encoding iron-containing alcohol dehydrogenase codes for MVSTNLPSTSGTGTETTGLAVITDREKGVKIQVSMHSCIA; via the coding sequence ATTGTTTCAACAAATCTTCCCTCAACGAGTGGTACCGGTACGGAAACGACTGGGCTTGCAGTAATCACGGATCGGGAAAAAGGGGTTAAAATACAGGTCTCGATGCACTCATGCATTGCGTAG
- a CDS encoding LytTR family DNA-binding domain-containing protein: MNILIIEDEIKAARSLENLILKLRPESKIMAKIQSVEGAIDYLSDSASPDLIFMDIQLSDGISFDIFKTVKVVCPVIFCTAFGEYAMEAIKENGIDYLLKPFSETDLKNAFEKVDNFKNFFQKTTENHLVELIQKISGEDNKKKSFLVFKNNKYMTVKTEDIAFIYINYTSPTMVTFKGEHFDLSQSLDQLATQLSGKDFFRLNRQYLISFSAVKEVEHYFARKLYVKLTVPTDDKLLIGKEKTAQFLSWLEDR; this comes from the coding sequence ATGAACATACTAATAATTGAGGACGAGATTAAAGCTGCCCGTTCCCTCGAGAACCTGATATTGAAACTTCGTCCAGAGTCTAAGATCATGGCAAAGATCCAGAGCGTTGAAGGAGCTATAGATTACCTCTCTGACAGCGCCAGCCCGGATCTTATCTTTATGGATATACAACTTTCTGACGGAATCAGTTTTGATATATTCAAGACGGTAAAGGTTGTATGTCCTGTCATCTTTTGCACAGCATTTGGTGAATACGCAATGGAGGCTATAAAAGAGAACGGAATTGATTATCTACTTAAACCCTTCTCAGAAACAGACCTAAAAAACGCTTTTGAAAAGGTAGATAATTTCAAGAATTTCTTTCAGAAAACCACCGAAAATCATCTTGTTGAACTGATCCAGAAGATCAGTGGCGAAGACAATAAAAAGAAGAGCTTTCTCGTGTTCAAAAACAATAAGTACATGACGGTGAAGACAGAAGATATTGCTTTTATCTATATTAACTACACCTCTCCGACCATGGTGACTTTTAAGGGTGAGCATTTTGATCTCAGTCAATCCCTGGATCAGCTGGCTACCCAATTATCTGGCAAAGATTTTTTTCGGCTGAACAGACAGTATTTAATCAGTTTTTCGGCCGTTAAAGAGGTTGAACATTATTTCGCCAGGAAGCTATATGTCAAATTGACTGTCCCCACAGACGATAAGCTGCTTATAGGCAAAGAAAAGACCGCCCAGTTCCTCAGTTGGCTGGAAGATCGTTAA
- a CDS encoding AraC family transcriptional regulator, whose translation MNQNTTLKTINYSGIFLSCFSEYSKKCIHATPEHVLLYLYSGELVIEDRDKKITIQAGECAFIRRNHRLLMYKNSKGEDLYNGISLTFNRALLREFYSKLSKNNLPKKASLSDKNVYKIDIRADVTSLFQSLIPYFDEKLKPSDSVAQLKLQEGIYALLNNSEIFFPILFDFAEPWKIDILEFLNENYMDELTMEQIAFYTGRSLATFKRDFKKISNLSPQKWLIKRRLEAAYIKLKEERKKVNDTYLEVGFKNPSHFSTAFKKHYGFAPSEI comes from the coding sequence ATGAATCAGAACACTACATTGAAAACTATTAACTATTCAGGCATCTTCCTCTCTTGTTTTTCCGAATATAGCAAAAAATGTATCCATGCAACGCCAGAGCATGTACTGCTGTATCTATATTCTGGCGAACTTGTAATTGAAGATAGGGATAAAAAGATTACTATACAAGCTGGTGAGTGCGCATTTATTCGTCGCAACCACCGGCTGTTGATGTATAAGAACAGTAAAGGTGAGGATTTATACAATGGCATTTCCCTTACTTTCAATCGAGCATTGCTCCGGGAGTTCTATAGTAAACTGAGCAAAAATAATTTACCAAAAAAGGCATCACTATCCGATAAGAATGTCTATAAAATTGATATCAGAGCCGATGTTACCAGTCTGTTTCAGTCATTAATCCCCTATTTTGATGAAAAATTAAAACCTTCGGACAGCGTTGCCCAACTTAAACTGCAAGAAGGTATCTATGCTTTATTAAACAACTCGGAGATCTTCTTCCCGATTTTATTCGATTTTGCTGAACCTTGGAAAATTGATATCTTGGAGTTTTTGAACGAAAACTATATGGACGAACTGACGATGGAACAGATCGCATTTTATACTGGTCGAAGTTTAGCAACATTCAAAAGAGATTTTAAAAAGATAAGCAACTTAAGTCCGCAGAAATGGCTAATTAAAAGGCGTCTCGAAGCTGCCTACATTAAATTGAAAGAGGAGCGCAAAAAAGTGAATGATACTTATCTCGAAGTTGGATTCAAAAACCCTTCACATTTTTCTACAGCATTTAAAAAACACTATGGATTTGCTCCTTCCGAAATTTAG
- a CDS encoding AraC family transcriptional regulator — protein sequence MVTSYKKFDLFGKTVIQKVDFNSPFKFVFPIAEQACFLYMLKGQLGFQNGDTKQKIEAHRSLLLNCLASGKQIQQSGMEREGEIIIVSFHPDILKMVYDREIPPGFKSDGQVTNKNSHLINNDFLIQKYIEGLLFYFENPSLVNDELLVLKLKEIILLLAQTKDAEHIQVILSQLFSSTAYSFKQIIEANLFLQLGIGELAQKTNLSISSFKREFKKLYNDSPASYIKTKKLERAAELLIASSTRITNIAFDCGFNDLANFTKSFHERYKQSPTNYRLKFRGE from the coding sequence ATGGTTACAAGCTATAAAAAATTTGATCTATTTGGGAAAACCGTTATTCAGAAGGTAGATTTTAATTCACCCTTTAAATTTGTTTTTCCTATTGCAGAACAGGCATGTTTTCTTTATATGCTAAAGGGACAGCTAGGATTTCAAAATGGAGATACTAAACAGAAGATAGAGGCACATCGTTCTCTATTGTTGAATTGCCTGGCCTCCGGCAAGCAGATACAACAATCAGGGATGGAAAGGGAAGGTGAGATTATTATCGTTAGCTTTCATCCAGACATACTGAAAATGGTATATGATCGGGAGATTCCTCCGGGTTTTAAGTCCGACGGCCAGGTAACTAATAAAAACAGCCATTTAATCAATAACGATTTTCTAATTCAAAAATATATTGAGGGCTTACTTTTTTACTTTGAAAACCCGTCTTTGGTAAACGATGAACTTTTGGTATTGAAATTGAAGGAAATTATCCTTTTACTAGCGCAGACTAAAGATGCAGAACATATCCAGGTTATTCTTTCACAGCTTTTCTCTTCAACAGCCTATTCCTTCAAACAGATTATTGAAGCCAATTTATTTCTACAATTGGGTATTGGAGAGCTTGCGCAGAAAACAAATCTGAGCATATCTTCTTTTAAACGGGAATTTAAAAAATTGTATAATGATTCACCAGCCAGTTATATTAAAACTAAGAAGCTCGAGAGAGCGGCAGAACTCCTCATCGCTTCCAGTACACGCATTACGAACATAGCATTTGATTGTGGATTTAACGACCTGGCAAATTTTACCAAAAGTTTTCACGAAAGATATAAGCAATCACCTACAAATTACCGGTTAAAGTTCAGAGGAGAATGA
- a CDS encoding DoxX family protein — MKNSTYKKIYFTGSILISIWFGLSGFFELTHNPAVWDITKKLGYPAHFIYILGVFKILGVTILLIPNRFKRLKEWVFAGMYFDIIFAFFSKIAVLGPSSVIDTCVAITILSVTYFSFNRINHVIYTAKDLNT, encoded by the coding sequence ATGAAAAATTCAACATACAAAAAGATTTATTTTACAGGAAGTATCCTGATATCAATATGGTTTGGGCTCAGCGGCTTTTTTGAACTGACACATAACCCTGCAGTATGGGACATCACAAAAAAATTAGGCTATCCAGCGCATTTTATATACATTCTCGGTGTATTCAAAATTTTAGGTGTTACCATATTACTGATCCCGAATAGATTTAAAAGGCTTAAGGAATGGGTTTTCGCAGGTATGTATTTTGACATTATTTTTGCGTTCTTCTCAAAAATTGCTGTTCTTGGACCTTCTTCCGTAATCGATACATGCGTTGCCATTACTATACTTTCAGTTACCTATTTTTCATTTAATAGGATAAATCATGTCATTTATACAGCAAAAGATCTAAATACTTAA
- a CDS encoding GNAT family N-acetyltransferase, producing the protein METIIRQAQEDEISLLIEFEQGIVEAERSFDNTLKDGTIHYYDLLELIKSSEAEVLVAVKDDQLVGSGYAKLLDAKPYQKYEKYAYLGFMYVKPAYRGQGINKLILQKLINWAKNRNISEVRLQVYDENTIAKNAYQKIGFKPNLLEMRMVIDG; encoded by the coding sequence ATGGAAACAATCATTAGACAAGCACAAGAAGATGAAATCAGTCTATTAATAGAATTTGAGCAAGGAATTGTTGAAGCTGAACGATCTTTTGACAACACATTAAAGGACGGCACAATTCATTATTATGATCTTTTAGAACTGATCAAGTCGAGTGAAGCAGAAGTTCTCGTTGCAGTTAAAGACGATCAACTTGTCGGATCAGGGTATGCCAAGTTGCTGGATGCAAAGCCTTATCAGAAGTATGAAAAGTATGCCTATTTAGGTTTTATGTATGTTAAGCCTGCCTATCGGGGTCAAGGCATTAACAAATTGATTCTGCAGAAGTTGATAAACTGGGCTAAAAATAGAAATATTTCAGAAGTTAGGTTACAGGTTTATGATGAAAATACCATCGCAAAGAATGCCTATCAAAAAATCGGATTTAAACCCAATCTATTGGAAATGCGGATGGTAATTGATGGTTAA
- a CDS encoding alpha/beta hydrolase has protein sequence MSQQKISINNGNGQGITLSAIINFPEGFDENKKYPTIFSTHSIGSCKEQTLGNVYGQALADAGFIVLVPDASFQGESGGER, from the coding sequence ATGTCACAACAAAAGATCAGTATCAATAACGGAAACGGACAAGGAATTACCTTATCGGCTATTATTAATTTCCCTGAAGGGTTTGATGAAAATAAAAAATATCCAACCATTTTCAGTACCCATTCTATAGGAAGCTGTAAAGAGCAGACTTTGGGTAATGTATACGGACAGGCTCTCGCAGATGCAGGGTTTATCGTATTGGTTCCAGATGCTTCATTTCAAGGAGAAAGCGGTGGCGAACGTTGA
- a CDS encoding amidohydrolase has protein sequence MTKYLFFLLSIFILGCKSNRQIGDTIYFGGNIITMEEEFPEVEALVLKDGKIIFVGGRKEAETYIGENTLQIDLKGKTLLPGFIDAHGHITSRAGMEEAIDLSPGPYGTVNSIPDLQKALITVIQQTKMGPTVPILGNGYDDAIMQEHRHPTRQELDAVSRTNPIIVIHASGHASVVNSAMLTFLGISEDIEDPEGGHYGRTKDNRLNGKLEENASFAALVKLTEMMPNPIQARGELTQSLKDFVKAQDEWLSYGQTTICDGRSMGVSVGLLKEAASKNLLKADVIYFPDFEANKADWESFKPNYMKYEKRLKFGGFKFSDDGSPQGKTAWLTEPYLVPPEGQSADYKGFPIFSDETLYNDLKTVFSNHITAQLHVNGDAAIDQAIRVIGKLKMEGIYKPELRVTLIHVQNSRPDHIAKIKEIGVIPSYFSSHVYLWGDWHYESVFGPKRAAFISPAQSAKKAGILFTIHHDSPVTPPDLMTGVYAAVNRTTRTGMVLGPDERIDVRDALKAITINAAYQYQEENDKGSLKRGKLADLVILDQNPLTIHPKKLREIKVVETIKEGKTVFKRE, from the coding sequence ATGACGAAATATCTATTTTTCCTTTTATCCATTTTTATTTTAGGCTGTAAGAGCAATCGGCAGATAGGAGATACTATCTATTTTGGCGGAAATATTATTACCATGGAAGAAGAGTTTCCCGAAGTAGAGGCCTTGGTATTAAAAGATGGTAAGATCATTTTCGTTGGTGGTCGAAAAGAAGCGGAGACCTATATTGGTGAGAATACATTACAGATTGATTTAAAGGGAAAAACCTTACTTCCGGGATTTATAGATGCACATGGACATATCACTTCAAGAGCCGGGATGGAAGAGGCAATAGACCTTTCTCCAGGCCCTTATGGAACTGTAAATTCCATTCCAGACCTTCAAAAGGCTTTAATAACTGTTATTCAGCAGACAAAAATGGGACCTACTGTGCCGATATTAGGAAACGGCTATGACGATGCCATTATGCAAGAACATCGTCATCCGACCCGTCAAGAATTGGATGCAGTCAGCAGGACAAATCCTATTATTGTGATTCATGCTTCTGGTCATGCAAGCGTTGTTAATAGTGCTATGCTTACTTTTTTAGGTATTTCCGAAGATATAGAGGACCCAGAGGGAGGTCATTACGGCCGGACCAAGGATAATCGATTAAACGGTAAATTGGAAGAGAATGCATCTTTTGCGGCTTTGGTGAAGTTAACGGAAATGATGCCCAACCCCATTCAAGCCAGAGGCGAACTAACTCAATCCCTTAAAGATTTTGTTAAGGCCCAAGACGAATGGCTTAGTTATGGACAAACGACGATCTGTGACGGACGTTCGATGGGGGTGAGTGTTGGGCTGTTGAAGGAAGCCGCCTCGAAAAACCTTTTAAAGGCAGATGTAATTTATTTTCCCGACTTTGAAGCAAATAAAGCAGATTGGGAATCCTTTAAACCCAATTACATGAAATACGAAAAGCGGTTGAAATTTGGCGGTTTTAAATTTTCAGATGACGGTTCTCCTCAAGGGAAAACGGCTTGGTTGACAGAGCCATATCTTGTTCCTCCAGAAGGCCAGTCGGCAGATTACAAGGGCTTTCCAATTTTTTCAGACGAAACCCTTTATAATGATTTGAAAACTGTGTTTTCAAATCATATTACGGCGCAGCTACACGTTAATGGCGATGCAGCAATTGATCAGGCAATTCGTGTGATCGGCAAATTGAAAATGGAGGGAATTTACAAGCCTGAGCTTAGGGTAACGTTAATACATGTGCAGAACAGCAGACCTGATCACATCGCCAAGATAAAAGAAATAGGTGTTATACCCTCGTATTTTTCATCACACGTGTATTTATGGGGAGATTGGCACTATGAAAGTGTTTTTGGACCCAAACGTGCTGCTTTTATTAGTCCAGCTCAGTCAGCAAAAAAAGCTGGAATACTATTTACGATCCATCATGATAGCCCTGTGACGCCTCCTGATCTAATGACCGGGGTATACGCTGCGGTTAATAGAACCACACGTACGGGGATGGTCTTGGGGCCAGATGAGCGTATTGATGTCAGGGATGCATTAAAAGCAATTACAATCAATGCTGCCTATCAGTATCAGGAAGAAAATGATAAAGGATCCTTAAAAAGAGGGAAACTCGCCGATCTGGTTATTTTGGATCAGAACCCTTTAACAATCCATCCAAAAAAATTAAGGGAAATCAAAGTAGTTGAAACGATCAAAGAAGGAAAGACAGTCTTTAAAAGAGAATGA
- a CDS encoding alpha/beta hydrolase — translation MNTIANFGKKVIFTLSLSLLVTAGASLVHAQQLSQDKHVQADNTVDSAFQHTKKIKAGLLDIGYAEVGPKTGKPVILLHGWPYDIHSFEKSAELLAAKGYWVLVPYLRGYGTTTFISPKTVRNGQQSAVALDIIVFMDALKIDKAVIGGFDWGARTADIMAALWPERVSALVAVSGYLIGSPKANEIPLPPAAEFLWWYQYYFSTERGYKGYKAHTAAFNKLIWKTASPKCSFDEETYQRSAKSFENPDHVAIVIHNYRWRLGLAPGEKQYDELETKLAKSPDITVPTVTLEGDANGAAFPLPENYASKYKGKYKHHNLTGGIGHNLPQEAPKEFADAIIEADSLSK, via the coding sequence ATGAATACAATAGCAAATTTTGGCAAAAAGGTGATTTTCACCCTCTCGTTATCCCTGCTTGTCACAGCAGGTGCATCATTAGTCCACGCCCAACAGCTTTCTCAGGATAAACATGTACAGGCTGACAACACCGTAGACTCCGCATTTCAGCATACAAAAAAAATAAAGGCAGGACTGCTTGATATAGGCTACGCAGAGGTCGGTCCAAAAACCGGGAAGCCCGTTATACTGCTCCATGGATGGCCATACGATATTCACAGTTTTGAAAAATCCGCTGAATTACTTGCAGCAAAAGGATACTGGGTACTTGTGCCCTATCTCCGGGGTTATGGAACAACAACCTTTATTTCGCCAAAGACTGTACGTAACGGACAGCAGTCCGCTGTGGCGCTCGATATCATCGTCTTCATGGATGCCCTGAAAATAGATAAAGCTGTTATTGGAGGCTTTGACTGGGGTGCCAGGACTGCCGATATCATGGCTGCCCTCTGGCCGGAGCGTGTTTCTGCGCTGGTAGCTGTAAGCGGGTATCTGATCGGAAGCCCCAAAGCAAATGAAATCCCACTTCCACCGGCTGCTGAATTCTTGTGGTGGTACCAGTACTATTTCTCAACGGAGCGGGGTTACAAAGGTTACAAAGCACATACAGCGGCTTTTAACAAACTGATTTGGAAAACAGCCTCCCCGAAATGTTCTTTTGATGAAGAAACCTATCAGCGCTCGGCCAAATCGTTTGAAAATCCTGACCATGTTGCTATCGTGATCCATAATTATCGCTGGCGGTTGGGGCTGGCTCCCGGAGAGAAACAGTACGACGAACTTGAAACAAAGCTCGCCAAATCACCGGATATCACCGTACCGACCGTGACGCTGGAAGGTGATGCCAACGGTGCGGCGTTTCCACTCCCTGAAAACTATGCTTCCAAATATAAAGGAAAGTACAAACACCATAACCTGACGGGTGGGATCGGACACAACCTACCACAGGAAGCTCCCAAAGAATTTGCGGATGCCATTATTGAGGCCGACTCGCTCTCTAAATAA
- a CDS encoding DUF6090 family protein, producing MQDEIIKHTKKIYKTAKEPKHSLTEKLKEISIEIFIIVFAVSLSIWLHGWSEHRHEQQEVREFLEDLKVDLEKDVKDLEQQNSYLGNTSKGCKFYGDLNQKKIDSLAKVDPNERIKMNLNPIFKIRNTGNYEGFRSSGKIGLIKDRKLKTGILEYYQTTVPAKDDWQAYYNSLVFKLADELVAIPDANTNPDIIYKAINASPKIKGILSNAASQADMIIQLNKNVIKSAKEIIKEIEHDS from the coding sequence ATGCAAGACGAGATCATTAAGCACACAAAGAAGATTTACAAAACCGCAAAGGAGCCAAAACATAGCCTTACTGAAAAATTGAAAGAAATTTCCATTGAGATTTTTATTATTGTTTTTGCTGTATCACTTTCCATCTGGCTTCACGGTTGGAGTGAACATCGCCATGAACAACAAGAAGTAAGAGAGTTTTTGGAAGACCTAAAAGTTGATCTAGAAAAAGACGTCAAAGACTTAGAACAACAAAATTCTTACCTTGGCAATACATCTAAAGGTTGTAAATTTTATGGGGATCTAAACCAAAAAAAGATTGACAGCTTGGCTAAAGTTGACCCTAATGAACGTATCAAAATGAATCTTAATCCTATTTTCAAGATTAGAAATACAGGAAATTATGAAGGATTTCGTTCTAGCGGTAAAATTGGTTTGATTAAAGACCGAAAATTAAAAACCGGAATTTTGGAATATTATCAAACAACAGTTCCAGCAAAAGACGATTGGCAAGCCTATTACAACTCACTCGTTTTTAAGCTTGCAGATGAATTAGTAGCAATTCCGGATGCAAATACGAATCCCGATATTATTTACAAAGCAATTAATGCTTCCCCGAAAATAAAAGGAATCCTGTCAAATGCTGCATCCCAAGCAGATATGATTATTCAATTAAATAAAAACGTAATCAAATCTGCCAAAGAAATCATTAAAGAGATTGAACATGATAGCTAA
- a CDS encoding TlpA disulfide reductase family protein — protein sequence MKRYLKSLLLLVFILPFFVRGQKGYRINGEISQLKDGAKIFLIYEIEGRSVVDSAFSQNGNFSFSGEVDYPISSSLYLNKNPFVNRPARNEQMDFFRFYLEPGKLVMRAKDSLKNIAISGSQVNVDQEIFKKMRTSVDDKFTALNKEFYVLPTSQQNDSKVRDAFIDREKGLMDELYSVHLAFARQHPSSYLSLISLSFVAGQEKFTREAAAVYVGLAKKLKKFPLAKEIPMQLEASVRTKVGEIAPDLELRTANGNYIKLSDFRGKYLLVDFWASWCGPCREENPNLVALYNKYKDSGFEILGISLDKAAQREQWIKAIADDKLNWPQASDLKGWDSQAAKRYGINSIPASFLLDPQGKIVNRNLRGKDLAEKVQTIFQIKSDPK from the coding sequence ATGAAAAGATACCTGAAATCGCTTTTATTACTGGTTTTTATACTGCCATTTTTCGTTCGTGGGCAAAAGGGGTATCGTATAAATGGGGAGATATCCCAATTGAAAGACGGTGCTAAAATATTCTTGATTTATGAAATAGAAGGCCGTTCTGTCGTTGATTCTGCTTTTTCACAAAATGGAAATTTTTCTTTTTCAGGAGAGGTGGATTATCCCATTTCCTCATCGCTATATCTCAACAAGAATCCTTTTGTAAATAGACCTGCCCGTAATGAACAGATGGATTTTTTTCGTTTTTATCTTGAACCTGGTAAGTTAGTGATGCGAGCAAAGGATTCACTGAAAAATATTGCTATCAGCGGATCTCAGGTTAACGTCGACCAAGAGATATTCAAAAAAATGCGTACCTCGGTCGATGATAAGTTTACAGCACTCAATAAAGAATTTTATGTACTTCCTACCAGTCAGCAGAATGACTCTAAAGTACGTGATGCATTTATTGATAGGGAGAAAGGTCTTATGGATGAACTTTACAGTGTTCATTTAGCATTTGCTCGTCAACATCCATCATCTTATCTAAGTTTAATCAGTTTATCATTTGTTGCTGGACAGGAGAAATTTACGAGAGAAGCTGCTGCCGTATATGTTGGTTTAGCCAAAAAGCTCAAAAAGTTTCCTTTAGCCAAAGAAATACCCATGCAACTGGAAGCTTCGGTCAGGACCAAAGTTGGAGAGATAGCACCCGATCTTGAACTGCGAACAGCAAATGGTAATTACATCAAGTTATCTGATTTCCGAGGAAAATATCTTTTAGTAGACTTTTGGGCTAGTTGGTGTGGACCGTGTCGTGAAGAAAATCCTAATCTTGTAGCACTCTACAATAAATACAAAGATTCGGGATTCGAAATCTTGGGGATATCATTGGACAAGGCAGCCCAGCGTGAACAGTGGATCAAAGCAATTGCGGATGATAAGCTCAATTGGCCACAGGCATCTGATTTAAAAGGCTGGGATAGCCAAGCCGCGAAACGCTATGGCATCAATTCTATTCCAGCAAGCTTTTTACTGGATCCCCAAGGAAAAATAGTAAACCGCAACCTTAGGGGAAAAGATCTAGCGGAAAAAGTACAGACTATCTTTCAGATAAAGAGTGATCCCAAATAG
- a CDS encoding helix-turn-helix domain-containing protein has product MFCQKANLSPNYFGDLIKHFTGESPIEHIHNFVLNQAKDKLKNTSLSISEISYSLGFDYPNYFARFFRKKTGLSPKVFREM; this is encoded by the coding sequence ATATTTTGCCAGAAAGCCAATCTTTCACCCAACTATTTTGGAGATTTGATCAAGCATTTTACGGGAGAATCACCGATCGAACATATCCATAATTTTGTTCTAAACCAGGCAAAAGACAAACTTAAAAACACTTCACTATCTATCAGTGAAATTTCGTATAGTTTGGGTTTTGATTACCCTAATTATTTTGCACGATTTTTCCGTAAGAAAACAGGTTTATCCCCAAAAGTATTTAGGGAAATGTAA
- a CDS encoding GNAT family N-acetyltransferase — MDNGNFQLTLRPTVFADLETHYEFQLDEQANHLAAFTSTSSSDKKTYIEKYGKFLTEPSINNQTILVDGTIAGTIAKFVIEGDAEITYWIDRKFWGQGVATKALKNFLTLETNRPIYGRVAFDNFGSQKVLEHCGFVKVGTDRGYANARQAEIEEFIYRLDD, encoded by the coding sequence ATGGATAACGGCAACTTTCAACTTACCCTTAGGCCGACAGTATTCGCTGACTTAGAAACACACTATGAGTTTCAGCTTGATGAACAAGCAAATCATCTCGCCGCTTTTACCTCGACAAGTTCTTCGGATAAGAAAACTTACATTGAGAAATACGGCAAATTTCTTACTGAGCCAAGCATCAATAATCAGACAATTCTGGTTGATGGAACAATCGCAGGAACTATTGCAAAGTTTGTTATTGAAGGTGATGCCGAGATCACTTATTGGATTGATCGAAAATTCTGGGGACAAGGTGTTGCGACAAAAGCTCTGAAAAACTTTCTTACACTCGAAACAAACCGTCCTATCTATGGTCGTGTAGCTTTTGACAACTTCGGATCACAAAAAGTGTTGGAACATTGTGGTTTTGTTAAAGTTGGTACAGATCGCGGTTATGCAAATGCGCGACAAGCTGAAATTGAGGAATTTATTTATAGACTTGACGATTAA
- a CDS encoding sensor histidine kinase, which produces MKTPFYISHKLIWISSISLGILTSIPKIVDHNFILSEGIADFGVTTGFALLIWYYNIYSIPAYTKKTGSKNVISPQLFRGLGVGLVLMFLLSSIQYYILSHLNFGPKMLMYEVRGVLINLTFYMFIHLLYQTYLNQQVVRELERSMSANLAAQYELLKQQVNPHFLFNSLNTLKYMVESNDTQSAEFIIKLADFYRFTLGSLKLNLLPLGEELQIMDSYIYLLKARFEEGLVVSMNLGREIYGSFIPPFTLQLLVENCIKHNIVSLEKPLHISIGQEGDYLIVSNNIQPRKISEPSTGLGLENINQRYLHLSEKEIIIIMDTETFTIKLPIIYEHTNN; this is translated from the coding sequence ATGAAGACACCTTTCTATATTTCCCATAAACTAATCTGGATCAGTTCAATATCATTGGGTATACTAACATCTATCCCAAAGATTGTGGACCATAATTTTATTCTTTCTGAGGGTATTGCCGACTTTGGTGTAACCACGGGTTTTGCTCTTTTGATCTGGTACTACAATATCTATTCGATACCAGCCTATACAAAGAAAACGGGCAGCAAAAATGTGATATCACCTCAACTTTTCAGAGGTTTAGGAGTTGGTTTGGTATTGATGTTCCTACTTTCCTCAATACAGTATTACATCCTTTCACATCTCAATTTTGGACCTAAAATGCTGATGTATGAGGTCAGAGGTGTACTCATCAACCTGACTTTCTATATGTTTATACATCTTCTATACCAGACTTATCTCAACCAGCAGGTGGTGCGGGAACTTGAGCGTTCGATGTCCGCGAATCTCGCAGCACAGTATGAGCTTTTAAAACAGCAGGTAAATCCACATTTTCTGTTCAACAGTCTCAACACGTTAAAATACATGGTGGAAAGCAATGATACTCAGTCAGCGGAATTTATCATCAAGCTTGCTGATTTTTACAGGTTTACTTTGGGCAGCCTCAAACTGAACCTACTTCCACTCGGAGAGGAGCTACAGATTATGGACTCCTATATTTACCTATTAAAAGCACGTTTTGAGGAAGGTTTAGTTGTTTCAATGAATCTAGGACGTGAAATTTATGGAAGTTTTATTCCTCCTTTTACATTGCAGCTCTTGGTAGAGAACTGCATTAAACATAATATAGTTTCACTTGAGAAACCCCTACATATATCCATTGGGCAGGAAGGTGATTACCTTATTGTCAGCAATAATATACAGCCCAGGAAAATATCGGAACCTTCTACCGGTTTAGGACTTGAAAATATCAACCAGCGTTATCTTCATCTATCCGAAAAGGAGATCATTATCATAATGGATACTGAAACATTTACTATAAAACTTCCCATTATATATGAACATACTAATAATTGA